From Roseibium alexandrii DFL-11, the proteins below share one genomic window:
- a CDS encoding DedA family protein, producing the protein MDLISSYGPLIYVLLFGYCALKSGALPLFAGFAAQTGALEVGPVATATFFGGYLGDELRFGLVRRYGLPDLSHRPRLQRAFATATSLVTRYGSLYVFMYRYPKGMRTIGALPMGLGPMPWPTFTLLNAASAALWTTILVGTGYMFGAQVQTAVEGGWGFVSVALLAAMALVIGLAWWRLRRTPLASAN; encoded by the coding sequence TTGGACCTGATCAGCTCTTACGGCCCTTTGATCTATGTGCTGCTTTTCGGCTACTGCGCGCTGAAGAGTGGTGCTTTGCCTTTATTCGCGGGGTTTGCTGCTCAAACGGGTGCCCTCGAGGTCGGCCCGGTCGCAACAGCCACGTTTTTCGGCGGTTATCTCGGCGATGAATTGCGGTTTGGTCTGGTACGCCGTTATGGGCTCCCGGACTTGTCTCACCGCCCTCGTCTTCAACGCGCTTTTGCGACCGCCACCTCGCTGGTCACGAGGTACGGATCGCTTTACGTCTTCATGTACCGGTATCCAAAAGGCATGCGCACCATCGGGGCCTTGCCAATGGGACTTGGGCCAATGCCCTGGCCAACTTTCACGCTGCTGAATGCTGCGTCGGCAGCCCTCTGGACAACAATTTTAGTTGGCACCGGATACATGTTTGGTGCGCAGGTTCAAACGGCCGTAGAGGGCGGATGGGGATTTGTGAGTGTTGCTTTGCTCGCCGCGATGGCCCTGGTGATCGGCCTTGCCTGGTGGCGGCTCAGACGGACGCCCCTCGCCTCTGCGAATTGA